In Mobula birostris isolate sMobBir1 chromosome 12, sMobBir1.hap1, whole genome shotgun sequence, one genomic interval encodes:
- the LOC140206075 gene encoding regulator of G-protein signaling 21-like, giving the protein MKQNLQNHPEHINQTDMPEFMLPLKALTKQKDINNGAATRTQLTEERKAKCLPKDLKSRLLSIWLNSEPQHPAFSFLSNMSGKLDLSLGITLEEATGWSKSLDILLADPCGLAAFRAFLKSEFSEENIDFWLVCEDYKKTKSTDKLGSKAQHIYREFIRSDAPKQVNIDGTMRDLLSRSVLVPTPRCFEGAQRIIFSLMEKDSYPRFLKSDAYTNLINKIQASNNNR; this is encoded by the exons ATGAAGCAGAATTTACAGAATCATCCAGAGCACATCAACCAGACAGACATGCCTGAGTTCATGCTCCCCTTGAAAGCATTAACCAAACAGAAGGACATCAATAACGGTGCCGCCACCAGAACTCAACTGACTGAGGAAAGGAAAGCAAAGTGTCT ACCCAAGGACTTGAAATCTCGCCTGCTTTCCATTTGGCTGAACTCTGAACCTCAACATCCAGCGTTTAGTTTTCTATCCAACATGTCAGGAAAACTGGATCTGTCCCTGGG GATCACACTTGAAGAAGCAACAGGATGGTCTAAGTCTTTGGATATTCTCCTTGCTGATCCAT GTGGCCTTGCAGCTTTCAGGGCATTCCTCAAGTCAGAGTTCAGTGAGGAGAACATTGATTTCTGGTTGGTCTGTGAGGACTACAAGAAGACCAAATCTACAGATAAACTGGGTTCCAAGGCACAACATATTTACAGAGAGTTCATTCGAAGTGATGCTCCAAAGCAA GTCAACATCGATGGCACCATGAGAGATTTGCTCAGCCGGAGTGTTTTAGTGCCAACTCCCCGCTGTTTTGAGGGGGCCCAGAGAATTATTTTCAGTTTGATGGAGAAAGACTCCTACCCTAGGTTTCTAAAATCGGATGCCTACACAAACCTGATAAACAAGATACAAGCCAGCAACAATAACAGATAA